The nucleotide sequence AGAAGGGGGACATGAAGAGCAACCCTCTTTGTGTCATTTACACAACCTTTCTTTAGATACTTCACATACATTTGAGGATTCAATCTGTGGGTTTAAGTTAaatacttaatttttttttacttattcaaAGTAAAATTATGCTTAAATTCTTGTGCAGATCCACTCTTCACGTATCAGATTGGTAACACAGCACAATGCTGTGCTTTAAAACAAAAGTGTTATGAAACACACATTCACCACAGAACCACGCTGTTATAAATCACAGTGCTTGAGCACTGCCCTACTGAAATAAGCTCCAGTGACTTATAAaatggagctgctgaatttcGGATCACCGGACAGCTGCTTGTCTGCTTTCTCCCTCCAACACCAATAGTTACAATTGAAGGGCTTCACCTCTAGCTACTGGTGAGCTCATTAGCAAAGGCTGTCTGATTTATAAAATACTGTATATTGTGTCCTCGTGCGATTTCCAGCAGTGTCTTTGAACCTAATGCCCACAGAGGACCTAACGTGCATGGATTTCCACTTTGCCTGAGTTCTTTAACTCTGTAACGCCAAGAGAATCGGATAATATTTGAAAGATAGGTTTTGTGAGATTTTAAGACCTCTGCATCACCactgaaaaacataaataagTTCCAGCaaataaatagaagaaaataaactgtagaaaactaaagagaagaaagaagaaataacagtttaacataaaccagtgacacactccggggcctgatcaaccctgaCAGGGCCTtcttggatgagggtgtctagcgataatgactgaaacacccgatgaatccaaggtccactactgaccatgtgtcccaaattttaatatgataatctagatcagatctctaatccctaaacctaaccaaggaagtAAAAAGATGGCAGATTAGCTTGGGTAAAAGAccgaaagttgaggcacacaacgatgtgtgcCGCTggtttctgggctgcctttcctcataacagccatccctcaagattttcaccatttaaagcaatgcattatcagggattgtaacatctagtccttttactgaagCCACAATAGACTACCAGATGTTGCAAATGGGATTCAAATTTAAACTCACATTGCAAATTgatatttctcattttaataaattaatgacGAAGCTCAATAAACACTCCagtttcaaattatattaattttTCTGACAATGATTTCATAGTTCAGGCTTGTCAGGGTTAATGCGTTCAAGTGAAAGGAAGGGGAGTGTTTCTTCATTAAATAAATTTTTTCTGTGATTGTTTGATGTTTCATCTGCATTTGTGGATACTGTGACCACAAACGCAGTCCATGCAGTGATTTACactaaaaaaccaaaaataaagcCCCATCCTTTAAATTGTATGCTAAGAAATGTTAAACTGTTGAGCTCTTTAACACCCAAGTCCCTCCGAATGCTGAACCCTGTTCACTCCTAGAATCCTATTAAAAGAACCACAAACATCAAATTgggtcattttttttaaacaactgaaAAACTCATTTGTTAACATTTGTGAGTTCACTGTTAATTTTTCTAAGCCGATTTCAAAGATTTCTTGTTGTGATGCTGAATAACGGGGTGTTTGCGCACAAGAAATTAAGATGAGGACCTGGTCACTTTAAAACTATTGGCAAGTCGCTTTATTTTACTTAACCAAAAAGTCTGAATTCAAGCATATACACTGAAATTTCTTGTTTTACTGTCTATAAACACACAcgagacacaaacatgcagtctgaagactgaagaACTGACGAGCACACGTACAGtaaatttaaagaaacaaaggtCACGGGAGGAATAACAAACAGTCCCGTTGTGATTTTAAGAGCCATAATTTGCTTCATCGAAAGCTTTCCGAGCTCTCTTCAGCTCCTCGTTCATGGTCAGCAGATCTTTGACTCTAGCAAACTTCCTGGGATCTTTGCGAATGAGGAAAACGATGTCCTCCACCTGGACGCGACCCTGGCGCCCGATAGACATGGCCTTGTGGGTCATTTCCGTGATAAACTCGATCACCAGATCCTCCAGAATATCCACAGACTCCGTGTAAGGGTTCTGGTCGTCTCCAAATCCGTACATCATGCACCGGAGCTCCTTGGAGAAGAGTCTCTTTCTCTTGCCGTAGCCGACATCCACCCCGCCGGAGCCGTCCTCCAACTCTTCGTCGAAGCCTggctcgtcctcctcctccgccATTTGCTGAAAAACACCCGCAAGCGTTATTCTAAACCTCAACATTACCTGCTCATTGTTAAATACGCGTTAACATTAAACTTACCTTGTGCTTGTTCACAACTGTCTCACAACAACAGCTTGTTATGTGCGCCGACTTCCGCTTTTGTTTCCTTGACTGAGGAAGTGGTGGTTTGTAGAGGAAACAGACAGGGCTAGAAATCACAGATACTCCCCCTTGTGGCCATCTCTCGCCAGTGTTTAAATTTACTCGTGTTATTCGCCAACACAGCTGAGGCGGTAATGCTCCTTTACGTTGGTTGCCAACCGCCGttaaacacaaagaagaagaagaagtgaagaAGCCAACACAGCTGACGGTGAGTTTCCTTTAAAGCGCGATCTGTTTGATTGTATCGGAAGATCGAACTTAATTTAATATCGCCTGGTTTATGCGGGAATCGCCGACACGTAGCTTGCTTAGAATGTAAAAAAAGCTACGCCATTTTCATTTGGTTTTACTTTAGCTAAACCCTAGACCTAGACAAACTATGCACAAAGGGCGATGACAAGTTGGCGGTGTGAGTGGAAACAGAAGCATTGTTCATGTGGCTGAACAAGAACAACACCTCACAGCTAACGTGGAAAGAAATGGATCTCGGTGCTTGAACAGAGGGTTCAGATTCCAAGTAAACACTGAGAGCCTTATCGCAAGGGCTCAGCACGTGCACGTTGCCGTGAGTAAGTGACACGTCCCCGTGGATCTTGCTGTGGACTCCTGCCCCGCCAAGTGATGTTCAAAGCTTATCTCAGTCAACCGGATTGAGTATTATAGCTAATTACTGACCTGATAATGTTAACAAGTTAATATAGATGCTAAATGGCAGGCTAATGTTAGCTAATGAACTATAAGGCAAGTTAacaaagaaaccagtttgaccTATAAAACGTAGCAGCTATCCAGTGAGCCTTCCTCTCTCAGTCACTCTTGGAGGACTGTTGCTGGTGAGTTCGTCTGCTGGGGCTGTCTGATGTTCCTGTTAGTTAACGCACAGTGTTTAAGATTAGCACAACATTGTTACCAGCTGCTTATCCGCTAGCAGACGCAGTTAAGAGATTGCTAGTAGCTGATAACGTTTAATTTGAGCTAAAATGAATGTTGCCGTTATGCTAACATTGTATCAAATAGGTTTCGCTTAAATTCTGTCTGAGCGCCTGTTCCACTAACTGGCATTAATGTGCACAAACGCAGTCCTGCTGTAaccttgtttttcttctctgcgGTGTTTCTGTTCCTTTTCTGCTGTAAAGAGGTCTGGTATGGCTGTTCGGGGAGGATGTGGGTTCAGGTCGGAGATGGCCCCTCTGCAGTAGCTGTGTGTTGTGGACAGCTGGTCCTGGCAGTCCTGTATGGCGTGCCCGGTCCAGTTCCTGTGCAGGGGGCTGCGCACTGTTGGATTAGTTCTTCTCTACTATGTCTTCTCTATAGGCATCACATTCTATAACAAATGGCTAATGAAGGTGAGTAAAGA is from Oreochromis niloticus isolate F11D_XX linkage group LG20, O_niloticus_UMD_NMBU, whole genome shotgun sequence and encodes:
- the taf13 gene encoding transcription initiation factor TFIID subunit 13, whose protein sequence is MAEEEDEPGFDEELEDGSGGVDVGYGKRKRLFSKELRCMMYGFGDDQNPYTESVDILEDLVIEFITEMTHKAMSIGRQGRVQVEDIVFLIRKDPRKFARVKDLLTMNEELKRARKAFDEANYGS